The following are from one region of the Patescibacteria group bacterium genome:
- a CDS encoding LamG domain-containing protein — MQKLLKKPYMQCGSLVKFHPDASTVLWLPGQNDAYSSVIRDFSGNANHGTITGALWTRNSKGLWELSFDGTDDVVTVTSHASLQPANITVMAWVNPTTLAAAWIDEVISCEAAGFTGWGLRFSSTKSSFYIEDGASAPEKQGNVCTAGKWIHLTGVYDGSAVYLYENGASVGAGTAAAGPIAYAATNVQIGKNPADATRILTGKVALVRIFNRALTTTEIAQHYAQERSLFGV, encoded by the coding sequence ATGCAGAAATTACTTAAAAAACCATATATGCAATGTGGTTCGTTAGTCAAATTCCATCCTGATGCTTCAACTGTCCTGTGGTTGCCAGGTCAGAATGATGCCTACTCATCTGTTATCCGTGATTTCTCCGGTAATGCCAATCACGGCACAATCACCGGGGCATTGTGGACAAGAAACTCTAAAGGCTTGTGGGAACTGAGTTTTGATGGTACGGATGATGTTGTTACAGTTACCAGCCATGCCAGTCTGCAACCGGCCAACATTACAGTTATGGCATGGGTTAATCCCACCACTCTAGCGGCGGCATGGATTGATGAGGTAATCTCCTGCGAGGCGGCCGGGTTTACAGGTTGGGGATTAAGGTTTAGTAGCACTAAATCAAGTTTCTATATTGAAGATGGAGCTTCAGCACCGGAAAAGCAAGGGAATGTCTGTACTGCTGGTAAGTGGATACATCTAACTGGCGTGTATGACGGCTCTGCTGTTTACCTTTACGAAAACGGGGCTTCTGTAGGTGCTGGAACTGCCGCTGCCGGACCAATAGCTTACGCTGCTACTAATGTACAAATAGGCAAAAATCCAGCCGATGCCACCAGAATACTAACAGGGAAAGTAGCCTTGGTCAGAATCTTCAATCGTGCTTTAACCACTACGGAAATAGCTCAACATTACGCACAAGAACGCTCGCTTTTCGGAGTCTAA
- a CDS encoding YkgJ family cysteine cluster protein, giving the protein MIEILEKADHQKAKEISDQIEKTIRDFRTSFQCQKCGKCCEEGVGVALWAHEFQALKKLDKHIYKHITTIGNWYALKLPCHFYNKRKHKCSIYDKRPIACRMYPLGIRPDASTKISEQCPATKLMTKEV; this is encoded by the coding sequence ATGATAGAAATACTAGAAAAAGCAGACCATCAAAAAGCTAAGGAAATTAGTGACCAGATAGAAAAAACCATAAGGGATTTTCGCACTTCTTTCCAATGCCAAAAATGCGGTAAATGCTGTGAAGAAGGGGTGGGTGTTGCGCTGTGGGCGCATGAGTTCCAGGCACTAAAGAAGCTGGACAAGCATATCTACAAGCATATTACTACGATTGGCAACTGGTATGCGCTGAAACTACCGTGCCACTTCTACAACAAAAGAAAACATAAATGTTCTATCTATGATAAGCGTCCTATCGCTTGCCGGATGTACCCGTTAGGCATTAGACCTGATGCGAGTACAAAGATTTCAGAGCAATGCCCGGCAACTAAGCTGATGACCAAGGAGGTATAG